Proteins encoded in a region of the Puntigrus tetrazona isolate hp1 chromosome 12, ASM1883169v1, whole genome shotgun sequence genome:
- the LOC122355198 gene encoding E3 SUMO-protein ligase ZBED1-like isoform X3, giving the protein MRRTDFVKRKSVHEKCVMCMFLANDFGRGRRRRPCQRDTFMPLPYRRRKWSQGRPTSHAQQNHNQQELPTNIADLRPLSSVTRYHLTRTLHPSLDAQLSTSWIRNELQNLYRHKRMEVQNAINNASDLSLSAELWSSREKVFYLTVSCHLISENWRLKSYVLDTAHLLIKHTAENAAEHLLRISNEWNVTEKTHIVVTNIDGIKKAHNNGCRWTYIPCFAHTLDRVFRETIQRTDCESLLRKCQQIVAFFHQSDKALQNLQQYCVSLNLRQSQLTQSCGLKWLTTLYMLKSISEQWQAIFKVFVDGRVDNLFLNENERKIIENIVAVLDILKNVTEEVGRKGFIPISNIIPLVQKLQERLRNQGMVENRIAKELSEMCDFHIGSIKKNLWFRVSTALDPRHKTSVLQDSGIEDITAEIRKQIRGSAVHCAHDTESEESVFQKYWKTTSISVNELEFWKSNKDFKKLAVVARKYLTVVFTAIPVERVHQLRESQLVDRRNCLEPENVNMILFLNSNQ; this is encoded by the exons GGAGAAAATGGTCCCAAGGCAGGCCTACTTCACATGCTCAACAGAACCATAATCAGCAAGAATTACCAACAAACATAG CGGATCTGCGGCCCTTAAGTTCTGTGACAAGATATCATCTCACAAGGACACTACATCCCTCCTTAGATGCTCAGCTGAGTACCTCGTGGATCCGGAATGAACTTCAGAACCTTTACAGACACAAGAGGATGGAAGTACAGAATGCAATCAATAACGCAagtgacctctctctctcagctgagTTGTGGAGCTCCAGGGAGAAGGTGTTTTACCTGACAGTGTCCTGTCACTTAATCAGCGAAAACTGGAGGCTGAAATCGTACGTGCTAGATACAGCCCATTTACTCATCAAGCACACAGCAGAGAACGCAGCAGAGCACCTTTTGAGAATTTCAAACGAGTGGAACGTCACAGAAAAAACTCACATCGTGGTAACAAACATTGATGGGATAAAGAAGGCCCATAACAATGGATGCAGATGGACCTATATACCTTGTTTTGCTCATACTCTGGATAGAGTTTTCAGAGAAACCATACAGAGAACCGACTGCGAATCTCTTCTCAGGAAATGTCAGCAAATAGTTGCGTTTTTCCACCAAAGCGACAAAGCCTTACAAAATCTCCAGCAGTACTGCGTTTCTCTCAATCTCAGGCAAAGCCAACTGACTCAGTCGTGTGGTCTAAAGTGGCTTACTACTCTCTATATGCTGAAGAGCATCTCAGAGCAGTGGCAAgccatttttaaggtttttgtcGACGGGCGAGTGGATAATCTTTTCCTGAatgagaatgaaagaaaaataattgaaaacattGTGGCAGTGctggatattttgaagaacgtaaCAGAGGAAGTAGGAAGAAAAGGGTTCATCCCCATCTCAAACATCATACCGCTTGTCCAAAAGCTGCAGGAGAGGCTGAGAAACCAAGGAATGGTGGAGAACAGAATAGCGAAGGaactgtcagaaatgtgtgaCTTTCATATTGGCAGCATTAAGAAAAACCTTTGGTTTCGAGTTAGCACAGCACTGGACCCACGGCATAAAACTAGCGTTCTGCAGGACTCTGGCATTGAAGATATTACAGCAGAAATCAGGAAGCAGATCAGAGGATCTGCAGTGCACTGCGCTCACGACACTGAAAGTGAAGAGTCAGTCTTTCAGAAGTACTGGAAAACAACAAGCATTTCAGTGAACGAACTTGAATTCTGGAAGAGCaataaagactttaaaaaacTGGCAGTGGTGGCCCGCAAGTATCTGACAGTGGTCTTCACCGCTATCCCAGTGGAACGTGTGCATCAGCTGCGAGAATCACAGCTTGTCGACCGGAGAAACTGTCTGGAACCAGAAAATGTCAATATGATCCTGTTTTTGAACAGCAACCAGTGA
- the LOC122355198 gene encoding E3 SUMO-protein ligase ZBED1-like isoform X4, which produces MRRTDFVKRKSVHEKCVMCMFLANDFGRGRRRRPCQRDTFMPLPYRRRKWSQGRPTSHAQQNHNQQELPTNIDAQLSTSWIRNELQNLYRHKRMEVQNAINNASDLSLSAELWSSREKVFYLTVSCHLISENWRLKSYVLDTAHLLIKHTAENAAEHLLRISNEWNVTEKTHIVVTNIDGIKKAHNNGCRWTYIPCFAHTLDRVFRETIQRTDCESLLRKCQQIVAFFHQSDKALQNLQQYCVSLNLRQSQLTQSCGLKWLTTLYMLKSISEQWQAIFKVFVDGRVDNLFLNENERKIIENIVAVLDILKNVTEEVGRKGFIPISNIIPLVQKLQERLRNQGMVENRIAKELSEMCDFHIGSIKKNLWFRVSTALDPRHKTSVLQDSGIEDITAEIRKQIRGSAVHCAHDTESEESVFQKYWKTTSISVNELEFWKSNKDFKKLAVVARKYLTVVFTAIPVERVHQLRESQLVDRRNCLEPENVNMILFLNSNQ; this is translated from the exons GGAGAAAATGGTCCCAAGGCAGGCCTACTTCACATGCTCAACAGAACCATAATCAGCAAGAATTACCAACAAACATAG ATGCTCAGCTGAGTACCTCGTGGATCCGGAATGAACTTCAGAACCTTTACAGACACAAGAGGATGGAAGTACAGAATGCAATCAATAACGCAagtgacctctctctctcagctgagTTGTGGAGCTCCAGGGAGAAGGTGTTTTACCTGACAGTGTCCTGTCACTTAATCAGCGAAAACTGGAGGCTGAAATCGTACGTGCTAGATACAGCCCATTTACTCATCAAGCACACAGCAGAGAACGCAGCAGAGCACCTTTTGAGAATTTCAAACGAGTGGAACGTCACAGAAAAAACTCACATCGTGGTAACAAACATTGATGGGATAAAGAAGGCCCATAACAATGGATGCAGATGGACCTATATACCTTGTTTTGCTCATACTCTGGATAGAGTTTTCAGAGAAACCATACAGAGAACCGACTGCGAATCTCTTCTCAGGAAATGTCAGCAAATAGTTGCGTTTTTCCACCAAAGCGACAAAGCCTTACAAAATCTCCAGCAGTACTGCGTTTCTCTCAATCTCAGGCAAAGCCAACTGACTCAGTCGTGTGGTCTAAAGTGGCTTACTACTCTCTATATGCTGAAGAGCATCTCAGAGCAGTGGCAAgccatttttaaggtttttgtcGACGGGCGAGTGGATAATCTTTTCCTGAatgagaatgaaagaaaaataattgaaaacattGTGGCAGTGctggatattttgaagaacgtaaCAGAGGAAGTAGGAAGAAAAGGGTTCATCCCCATCTCAAACATCATACCGCTTGTCCAAAAGCTGCAGGAGAGGCTGAGAAACCAAGGAATGGTGGAGAACAGAATAGCGAAGGaactgtcagaaatgtgtgaCTTTCATATTGGCAGCATTAAGAAAAACCTTTGGTTTCGAGTTAGCACAGCACTGGACCCACGGCATAAAACTAGCGTTCTGCAGGACTCTGGCATTGAAGATATTACAGCAGAAATCAGGAAGCAGATCAGAGGATCTGCAGTGCACTGCGCTCACGACACTGAAAGTGAAGAGTCAGTCTTTCAGAAGTACTGGAAAACAACAAGCATTTCAGTGAACGAACTTGAATTCTGGAAGAGCaataaagactttaaaaaacTGGCAGTGGTGGCCCGCAAGTATCTGACAGTGGTCTTCACCGCTATCCCAGTGGAACGTGTGCATCAGCTGCGAGAATCACAGCTTGTCGACCGGAGAAACTGTCTGGAACCAGAAAATGTCAATATGATCCTGTTTTTGAACAGCAACCAGTGA
- the LOC122355198 gene encoding E3 SUMO-protein ligase ZBED1-like isoform X1, which yields MRRTDFVKRKSVHEKCVMCMFLANDFGRGRRRRPCQRDTFMPLPYRRRKWSQGRPTSHAQQNHNQQELPTNIGYGSNDKPILNIIIADLRPLSSVTRYHLTRTLHPSLDAQLSTSWIRNELQNLYRHKRMEVQNAINNASDLSLSAELWSSREKVFYLTVSCHLISENWRLKSYVLDTAHLLIKHTAENAAEHLLRISNEWNVTEKTHIVVTNIDGIKKAHNNGCRWTYIPCFAHTLDRVFRETIQRTDCESLLRKCQQIVAFFHQSDKALQNLQQYCVSLNLRQSQLTQSCGLKWLTTLYMLKSISEQWQAIFKVFVDGRVDNLFLNENERKIIENIVAVLDILKNVTEEVGRKGFIPISNIIPLVQKLQERLRNQGMVENRIAKELSEMCDFHIGSIKKNLWFRVSTALDPRHKTSVLQDSGIEDITAEIRKQIRGSAVHCAHDTESEESVFQKYWKTTSISVNELEFWKSNKDFKKLAVVARKYLTVVFTAIPVERVHQLRESQLVDRRNCLEPENVNMILFLNSNQ from the exons GGAGAAAATGGTCCCAAGGCAGGCCTACTTCACATGCTCAACAGAACCATAATCAGCAAGAATTACCAACAAACATAG GTTATGGTTCCAATGACAAGCCGATTTTGAATATAATTATAGCGGATCTGCGGCCCTTAAGTTCTGTGACAAGATATCATCTCACAAGGACACTACATCCCTCCTTAGATGCTCAGCTGAGTACCTCGTGGATCCGGAATGAACTTCAGAACCTTTACAGACACAAGAGGATGGAAGTACAGAATGCAATCAATAACGCAagtgacctctctctctcagctgagTTGTGGAGCTCCAGGGAGAAGGTGTTTTACCTGACAGTGTCCTGTCACTTAATCAGCGAAAACTGGAGGCTGAAATCGTACGTGCTAGATACAGCCCATTTACTCATCAAGCACACAGCAGAGAACGCAGCAGAGCACCTTTTGAGAATTTCAAACGAGTGGAACGTCACAGAAAAAACTCACATCGTGGTAACAAACATTGATGGGATAAAGAAGGCCCATAACAATGGATGCAGATGGACCTATATACCTTGTTTTGCTCATACTCTGGATAGAGTTTTCAGAGAAACCATACAGAGAACCGACTGCGAATCTCTTCTCAGGAAATGTCAGCAAATAGTTGCGTTTTTCCACCAAAGCGACAAAGCCTTACAAAATCTCCAGCAGTACTGCGTTTCTCTCAATCTCAGGCAAAGCCAACTGACTCAGTCGTGTGGTCTAAAGTGGCTTACTACTCTCTATATGCTGAAGAGCATCTCAGAGCAGTGGCAAgccatttttaaggtttttgtcGACGGGCGAGTGGATAATCTTTTCCTGAatgagaatgaaagaaaaataattgaaaacattGTGGCAGTGctggatattttgaagaacgtaaCAGAGGAAGTAGGAAGAAAAGGGTTCATCCCCATCTCAAACATCATACCGCTTGTCCAAAAGCTGCAGGAGAGGCTGAGAAACCAAGGAATGGTGGAGAACAGAATAGCGAAGGaactgtcagaaatgtgtgaCTTTCATATTGGCAGCATTAAGAAAAACCTTTGGTTTCGAGTTAGCACAGCACTGGACCCACGGCATAAAACTAGCGTTCTGCAGGACTCTGGCATTGAAGATATTACAGCAGAAATCAGGAAGCAGATCAGAGGATCTGCAGTGCACTGCGCTCACGACACTGAAAGTGAAGAGTCAGTCTTTCAGAAGTACTGGAAAACAACAAGCATTTCAGTGAACGAACTTGAATTCTGGAAGAGCaataaagactttaaaaaacTGGCAGTGGTGGCCCGCAAGTATCTGACAGTGGTCTTCACCGCTATCCCAGTGGAACGTGTGCATCAGCTGCGAGAATCACAGCTTGTCGACCGGAGAAACTGTCTGGAACCAGAAAATGTCAATATGATCCTGTTTTTGAACAGCAACCAGTGA
- the LOC122355198 gene encoding E3 SUMO-protein ligase ZBED1-like isoform X2 produces MNQKRVSFANDFGRGRRRRPCQRDTFMPLPYRRRKWSQGRPTSHAQQNHNQQELPTNIGYGSNDKPILNIIIADLRPLSSVTRYHLTRTLHPSLDAQLSTSWIRNELQNLYRHKRMEVQNAINNASDLSLSAELWSSREKVFYLTVSCHLISENWRLKSYVLDTAHLLIKHTAENAAEHLLRISNEWNVTEKTHIVVTNIDGIKKAHNNGCRWTYIPCFAHTLDRVFRETIQRTDCESLLRKCQQIVAFFHQSDKALQNLQQYCVSLNLRQSQLTQSCGLKWLTTLYMLKSISEQWQAIFKVFVDGRVDNLFLNENERKIIENIVAVLDILKNVTEEVGRKGFIPISNIIPLVQKLQERLRNQGMVENRIAKELSEMCDFHIGSIKKNLWFRVSTALDPRHKTSVLQDSGIEDITAEIRKQIRGSAVHCAHDTESEESVFQKYWKTTSISVNELEFWKSNKDFKKLAVVARKYLTVVFTAIPVERVHQLRESQLVDRRNCLEPENVNMILFLNSNQ; encoded by the exons GGAGAAAATGGTCCCAAGGCAGGCCTACTTCACATGCTCAACAGAACCATAATCAGCAAGAATTACCAACAAACATAG GTTATGGTTCCAATGACAAGCCGATTTTGAATATAATTATAGCGGATCTGCGGCCCTTAAGTTCTGTGACAAGATATCATCTCACAAGGACACTACATCCCTCCTTAGATGCTCAGCTGAGTACCTCGTGGATCCGGAATGAACTTCAGAACCTTTACAGACACAAGAGGATGGAAGTACAGAATGCAATCAATAACGCAagtgacctctctctctcagctgagTTGTGGAGCTCCAGGGAGAAGGTGTTTTACCTGACAGTGTCCTGTCACTTAATCAGCGAAAACTGGAGGCTGAAATCGTACGTGCTAGATACAGCCCATTTACTCATCAAGCACACAGCAGAGAACGCAGCAGAGCACCTTTTGAGAATTTCAAACGAGTGGAACGTCACAGAAAAAACTCACATCGTGGTAACAAACATTGATGGGATAAAGAAGGCCCATAACAATGGATGCAGATGGACCTATATACCTTGTTTTGCTCATACTCTGGATAGAGTTTTCAGAGAAACCATACAGAGAACCGACTGCGAATCTCTTCTCAGGAAATGTCAGCAAATAGTTGCGTTTTTCCACCAAAGCGACAAAGCCTTACAAAATCTCCAGCAGTACTGCGTTTCTCTCAATCTCAGGCAAAGCCAACTGACTCAGTCGTGTGGTCTAAAGTGGCTTACTACTCTCTATATGCTGAAGAGCATCTCAGAGCAGTGGCAAgccatttttaaggtttttgtcGACGGGCGAGTGGATAATCTTTTCCTGAatgagaatgaaagaaaaataattgaaaacattGTGGCAGTGctggatattttgaagaacgtaaCAGAGGAAGTAGGAAGAAAAGGGTTCATCCCCATCTCAAACATCATACCGCTTGTCCAAAAGCTGCAGGAGAGGCTGAGAAACCAAGGAATGGTGGAGAACAGAATAGCGAAGGaactgtcagaaatgtgtgaCTTTCATATTGGCAGCATTAAGAAAAACCTTTGGTTTCGAGTTAGCACAGCACTGGACCCACGGCATAAAACTAGCGTTCTGCAGGACTCTGGCATTGAAGATATTACAGCAGAAATCAGGAAGCAGATCAGAGGATCTGCAGTGCACTGCGCTCACGACACTGAAAGTGAAGAGTCAGTCTTTCAGAAGTACTGGAAAACAACAAGCATTTCAGTGAACGAACTTGAATTCTGGAAGAGCaataaagactttaaaaaacTGGCAGTGGTGGCCCGCAAGTATCTGACAGTGGTCTTCACCGCTATCCCAGTGGAACGTGTGCATCAGCTGCGAGAATCACAGCTTGTCGACCGGAGAAACTGTCTGGAACCAGAAAATGTCAATATGATCCTGTTTTTGAACAGCAACCAGTGA